In the genome of Sporanaerobacter acetigenes DSM 13106, the window GTAGTCATGGTTCTTCATGATTTAAATCAAGCTGCTAGGTATTCTGATGAAATATTTGTTATAAAGGATGGAAAACTGTCCAAATCTGGATGTCCAGAAGATATAATAAATGCCAGTTTGCTTAAAGATGTTTTTAGGATCGAGGCGGACATATATGAGGATTCTATAAACAATTGTCCTTATTTTATACCTAAGAAAATAAACAAGGTTGTTAATTGAATAGGATATGGATGTGATTTAATTGATAGAAATAAATGACGTGTCTAAGATGTTTGGAGAATTTGCAGCTGTAGATAATGTAAATTTGAAAATTCAAGACGGGGAATTTTTAGGTCTTTTGGGTCCTAATGGTGCAGGGAAAACTACAATTATAAAGATGCTCACAGGCCTTTTGAAGCCTACAACCGGCACTATTTATGTAGATGGAGAAAAAATGTCTAGAAACAATATGAAAATAAAAAAGAGAATAGGAGTAGTTCCTCAATATACCAATTTAGACAAAGAGCTGACTGCCTATGAAAATCTAATTTTTGCAGCTAAATTGTTTAAGATAAAGGACTATAAAAACAAAATAGAAGAGCTTCTTACATTTATGGAATTAGAGAAACACAAAAATAAAAAAGCTATGAATCTTTCGGGTGGTATGGAAAGAAGACTTATGATAGCTAAGGCTCTTATCAATGATCCGGATATAATTTTCCTTGATGAACCTACTGTGGGAATTGATTTAAATGGAAGAAGGAAGATATGGGATATACTGAAGGGCATGAAAGCAATGGGAAAGACTGTACTCTTTACGACTCATTATATTGAAGAGGCAGATTATCTGTGCAATCAGGTTTGCTTGATAAACAATGGAAGAGTATTTAAAAAAGAAACTCCTGAAAAACTCAAGAATGATTTAGGCATATATACTGTTGAATATTTTGACAGTGAAATGAAGACTAATTATGAATATTTTAAAGATAAAGATGGAGCAGAAAAGTATATTTCAAGCATTGAATATGTTTCATATACCATAAGGAAAACAACACTTGAAGATGTATTTTATAACTTTACAAATAGAAAGGTAGTATAAAAATGGAAGTTTTTGCTGTATTATGGAGAGAATTTATTTTTTTCAAAAGGAGATTTTGGAAGATAACAACTTCAGCTATTATGACACCCCTTTTATATCTCATAGCTTTTGGCTGGGGATTAGGTAAAGACATAGTCATAGAAGGAGCAACATATATGCATTTTGTCATGCCAGGTATAATTGCACTTTCTACTATGAATACAAGTTTTAATGCTGTAGCTATAAGAATTAATATTTCAAAACTCCATGAAAAAAGTTTTGAATACTATTTAACTTCTCCAGTAAATATGAGTTTATTAGCCTTTGGTCACATTCTTGCCGGTGCGTTTAGAGGAATGTATGCAGCTTTTTTGATATTTCTTATATCATTTATATTTGGTATAAAAATACATATAGATTTTTATTTTGTATTAATTTGTTTTTTAAACAGTTTTTTATTTGCAGCTTTTGGATATGGTGCTGCTCTTTCAATAGAGAGTCACTATGATATGAATAGGTTTACTACCTATGTAATGACTCCTATGTCATTTTTGTGTGGTACTTTCTTTTCACTTAAGAATTTGCCCCCTGTAGTTAAAGAGACAATAGGGATATTACCTCTCTCTCATACTTCCCAGTCCTTAAGAGATATTGTATTGAAAGGGCAGTTTGACCATAAATCTATATTAGCACTTTTAATTTATGCAATAGGATTTTATTTTTTTGGTGTAGCCATGAGTTACAGAGAGATGAATTAAAAATTAAAGAAATGGAGTGGTGAAAATGAAAAAGTCAAAAATTTTAATTTTAATTTTAGCTATTGCAATGGTTTTGTCAGTTTTCACAGGATGTGCTGACAAAAAGGTAAATAATGCTAATGAGGAAGTAAAGAAAGAAGAAAATAAAGCAGAAGTTGTAGAGGAATATGGTATATCTATTGATGAAAATACTGTAACTTTCACAGATGCAAGAGACAAAGAAATAACAATTGACAAGAAACCCGAAAGAGTAGTTTGTTTGTTTAATTCATATTTGGATATTTGGTACAAATGCGGTGGAGAAGTTGTAGGACGAGTAGATTCTGCAAAGGAGAAACCAGTGGAAGGTTCAGAAAATGCAGAAGTTGTAGGTGGACCTGGGGAACCAAGTTTAGAAAAAATTATATCTTTAAAGCCAGATTTGGTTATACTTACTGCAAACTTTAAAAAGCAATTGGAAATAGCTGAAATGTTGGAACAAAATAATATTAAAGTTATTGCTTTGGACAATGAAAACAAAGAAGATTATTTTAGAACTGTAAGATTGTTTACAGCACTAACTGATAGAGAAGATTTATATGAAAAGTATGAAGGAGAAGTAAGGGCTGCTATAGATGATATCATAGAAAAGGCTCCGAAAGATAAGAATTATAAGGTGCTGATACTTTTTGGTAGTGCAAAAGGAGTTACAGTTAGGGGTTCTGATTCTATGGTTGGAGATATGCTAAAAGATTTAAACACTACAAATATTTCAGATATAATCAATGATTCTTCAGATTCTAAAACTTTTAGTATGGAAAAGATAATAGAAGAAGATCCAGATTTTATATTTGTTCAAACTATGGGAGATGTGGATAAAGTCAATGAAAGAGTGAAAAAGGATGTGGAATCTAATCCAGCATGGAGTTCATTGAAGGCTGTGAAAAATGATAGATATATATTCTTGCCAAAGGATTTGTATATGTACAAGCCAAATGATAGATACGGAGAAGCATATGAGAGACTAGCTAAAATATTGTATCCAGAAGTATTTAACTAGAATATAAGCAGCAAGGATTGTGAAAATCTTTGCTGCTTATAGCAAGTAGAGGAGTGATTTATATGGAAGAAAAGAGAATTGTTAAATATCCTTTTTCAGCAATAGTTGGACAGGAAGAAATGAAAAAAGCTCTTATTTTAAATATTATAAATCCATCTATTGGGGGAGTGCTCATTCGAGGAGAAAAAGGGACTGCTAAATCAACAGCGGTGAGAGGTATAACAGAGTTGTTGCCTTTAAGAAAGCAAGTGAAGGCATGTCCGTTTTCTTGCGATCCTGAAGATGAAAGTAAAATGTGTAGAGATTGTAGAGAAAGACTTCAAAAGGAAGGAAAACTTGAAGCAATTCAAGGAAAAATGAAAGTTATTGAATTACCTATAAATGCTACGGAAGATAGAGTTGCTGGAACCCTTAATATTGAGACTGCTATTAAAAAGGGAGAAAAAAAGTTTGAACCTGGAATTCTTGCTTCTGCCAATAGAAATATTCTCTATGTAGATGAAGTAAATCTTTTGGAAGATCATGTGGTAGATATGCTTTTAGATGCAGCAGCTATGGGGGTCAATACTGTGGAAAGAGAAGGTATATCTTTTAGTCATCCATCTAGATTTATTCTTGTAGGAACCATGAATCCTGAAGAAGGAGACTTAAGACCTCAACTTATAGACAGATTTGGCCTTGTAGTAGATGTAGTTGGAGAAAGAGAAACTAATATGAGGATGAATGTGGTTAAGAGAAGAATAGAATATGAAAGAAATCCTGAGAAATTTCTAAATAAATTTAAAGATGAAGAAGAAAAGCTAAAGGAAGGGATAATGAAAGCCATATCAATCCTTGATGAAGTGGAGTATGATGATGAAATCATAGAAAAAGTATCTAAAGCATGTGTTGAATTAGATATAGATGGACACAGAGGAGATATAGTGGCTATTAAAACAGCTATGACTATAGCTGCTTTTGATGGAAGAAAAAAGGTTGAAAAAGAAGATTTGTTGGAAAGCTTAAAGTATGTTCTCCCTCATAGAATGAGAAGGAGACCTTTCGAGAAAGGAACTATGGATTTTTCAATTGTTGAAAAGATTATATTGGAATAATTAGGGGTGATTTTGTGGAGAAAAATATATATCCTTTTCCTGCTATAGTAGGGCAAGAAAAGGTAAAGAAAGCCATACTCCTAAATCTTATAAATCCAAATATCAAGGGAGTTCTCATAAGTGGTGAAAAAGGTACTGCCAAATCTACTGTAGTTAGATCCATAGTGTCCATAGCTCCTTGGCTTCACATAGTTGAATTGCCACTAAATATTACAGAAGATAGATTGCTTGGAAGTATAGATATTGAAAAAGCTATTTTAAATGGAGAAAAAGCTTTTGATGAAGGACTTCTTAAAAAGGCTCATGAAAATATTTTATATATAGATGAAGTAAATCTTTTAAGTGAAAGCATTGTAAATTCACTATTGCAAGTGGCTTCTTCTGGAGAAAATGTAGTTGAAAGAGAAGGTATATCTTTTAGTCATCCATCTAAATTTGTTCTTATAGGAACTATGAATCCAGAAGAAGGGGAGCTGAAATCTCAATTTATAGATAAATTTGGATTGTATGTCCATGTTGAAGGTGAGAAGAGCTTAGAAGAAAGAGTTGAAATTGTAAATAGAAGATTAGAATATGAGAAAAGTTCAGAAAGCTTTTATGAAAAATGGAAGTATGAATGTGATAAATGTACAAGAACGATAAAAAAAGCTATAGATACCATTGATAAAGTGACTATTTCACAAGAGATATTGGATATGATTCTAAAGATAGTTAATATGGTCAATTGTCAGGGAAATAGGGCAGAAATCATAATGGTTGAAACAGCCAAAACATTAGCAGCATTGGATGGCAGGGAAGAAGTGACAGAAAAAGATGTAAGGGAAGCTATGGAGTATGTTTTACCTCACAGAGGGAATATAAGTGAACCACAGGAAAATGAGGACAATTCAAGTGAAGAAAATGAGGAAAATAGAGATGAGCAAAATGAGGAAAATGAAGAAAATAGAGATGACAATGAAAAGTTAGACAATTTAGATGACATATTGGATGATTTAAAGGATTTAATGAACAACAATCCTACATCAGAGAATGAGATTGTAGAAGATATAGGAGAAGTTTTTAAGGCAAAAAATTTATTTAATGATAGAAAAGATAGAATGAAGAGAAGTGGAAGTGGTAAAAGATTAAAGACTAGGACAAGTTTAAAGGAAGGAAGATATGTAAGATATAGACTTAAAAATGGAGAAATAAGCGATATTGCTCTTGATGGAACTATAAGGGCTGCTGCTTTATATCAGAATATCAGGGATAGGAGAAATGTAGCACTTGCTATTGAAAAATGTGATTTGCGGCAAAAGATGAGAGAAAAACGTACTGGTACTACTATTATATTTGTAGTTGATGCTAGTGGATCCATATGCGCTCAAAAGAGAATGGAGGCAGCAAAAGGTGCAATTATGTCGCTTTTGACAGATGCTTATGAGAAACGAGACAAGGTAGCTATGATTGCTTTTAGAAAGGATAAGGCAGAAGTATTGTTGCAAGTGACTAGAAGTGTAGATTTAGCACAAAGATGTTTGGGAGATTTGCCAGCAGGAGGGAAAACTCCCCTGGCAGCAGGATTAAACAGTGCCTATGAGC includes:
- a CDS encoding ABC transporter ATP-binding protein; the encoded protein is MIEINDVSKMFGEFAAVDNVNLKIQDGEFLGLLGPNGAGKTTIIKMLTGLLKPTTGTIYVDGEKMSRNNMKIKKRIGVVPQYTNLDKELTAYENLIFAAKLFKIKDYKNKIEELLTFMELEKHKNKKAMNLSGGMERRLMIAKALINDPDIIFLDEPTVGIDLNGRRKIWDILKGMKAMGKTVLFTTHYIEEADYLCNQVCLINNGRVFKKETPEKLKNDLGIYTVEYFDSEMKTNYEYFKDKDGAEKYISSIEYVSYTIRKTTLEDVFYNFTNRKVV
- a CDS encoding ABC transporter permease, whose protein sequence is MEVFAVLWREFIFFKRRFWKITTSAIMTPLLYLIAFGWGLGKDIVIEGATYMHFVMPGIIALSTMNTSFNAVAIRINISKLHEKSFEYYLTSPVNMSLLAFGHILAGAFRGMYAAFLIFLISFIFGIKIHIDFYFVLICFLNSFLFAAFGYGAALSIESHYDMNRFTTYVMTPMSFLCGTFFSLKNLPPVVKETIGILPLSHTSQSLRDIVLKGQFDHKSILALLIYAIGFYFFGVAMSYREMN
- a CDS encoding ATP-binding protein, which codes for MEEKRIVKYPFSAIVGQEEMKKALILNIINPSIGGVLIRGEKGTAKSTAVRGITELLPLRKQVKACPFSCDPEDESKMCRDCRERLQKEGKLEAIQGKMKVIELPINATEDRVAGTLNIETAIKKGEKKFEPGILASANRNILYVDEVNLLEDHVVDMLLDAAAMGVNTVEREGISFSHPSRFILVGTMNPEEGDLRPQLIDRFGLVVDVVGERETNMRMNVVKRRIEYERNPEKFLNKFKDEEEKLKEGIMKAISILDEVEYDDEIIEKVSKACVELDIDGHRGDIVAIKTAMTIAAFDGRKKVEKEDLLESLKYVLPHRMRRRPFEKGTMDFSIVEKIILE
- a CDS encoding magnesium chelatase subunit D family protein yields the protein MEKNIYPFPAIVGQEKVKKAILLNLINPNIKGVLISGEKGTAKSTVVRSIVSIAPWLHIVELPLNITEDRLLGSIDIEKAILNGEKAFDEGLLKKAHENILYIDEVNLLSESIVNSLLQVASSGENVVEREGISFSHPSKFVLIGTMNPEEGELKSQFIDKFGLYVHVEGEKSLEERVEIVNRRLEYEKSSESFYEKWKYECDKCTRTIKKAIDTIDKVTISQEILDMILKIVNMVNCQGNRAEIIMVETAKTLAALDGREEVTEKDVREAMEYVLPHRGNISEPQENEDNSSEENEENRDEQNEENEENRDDNEKLDNLDDILDDLKDLMNNNPTSENEIVEDIGEVFKAKNLFNDRKDRMKRSGSGKRLKTRTSLKEGRYVRYRLKNGEISDIALDGTIRAAALYQNIRDRRNVALAIEKCDLRQKMREKRTGTTIIFVVDASGSICAQKRMEAAKGAIMSLLTDAYEKRDKVAMIAFRKDKAEVLLQVTRSVDLAQRCLGDLPAGGKTPLAAGLNSAYELIRRESLRDKEMIPFVILISDGRANVSLNGGDPLEEALYIGEKIGKQGIRSAVIDTESGFVKFGTLKRLATVMDSNYYRIEDLDDKKIVNTVKNLAKPSL
- a CDS encoding ABC transporter substrate-binding protein, translating into MKKSKILILILAIAMVLSVFTGCADKKVNNANEEVKKEENKAEVVEEYGISIDENTVTFTDARDKEITIDKKPERVVCLFNSYLDIWYKCGGEVVGRVDSAKEKPVEGSENAEVVGGPGEPSLEKIISLKPDLVILTANFKKQLEIAEMLEQNNIKVIALDNENKEDYFRTVRLFTALTDREDLYEKYEGEVRAAIDDIIEKAPKDKNYKVLILFGSAKGVTVRGSDSMVGDMLKDLNTTNISDIINDSSDSKTFSMEKIIEEDPDFIFVQTMGDVDKVNERVKKDVESNPAWSSLKAVKNDRYIFLPKDLYMYKPNDRYGEAYERLAKILYPEVFN